The Paenibacillus amylolyticus genome contains the following window.
CATCCGGTGCGATCTTGACCAGAACGGATTTGGCCGCTCCGCCTGCCCGTGCATGCTGCACGTTCATCTCGTTCATAACCGCAGCGAGCAGTTCCTTCAATTCATTCCCATGTTGCAGATTACGCAAATCCGGTGTATTTGGTGAACTGATATTAACCACGAACAGATCAGCATAATCGTATAGTGCCTGAATGCACTTCGAATAGTCCAGGTGAGCTTCCTCATTCGACGTTGCTTTATTCTTGCCGATGTTAACCGCCACTGGAATACGTCGATCCTGTAGACGTGCCAATTCACCTGCCATGGCTTCCGCACCCAGATTGTTGAAGCCCATCCGGTTCACCAAAGCTTCATCTGGAGGCAAACGGAACAGCCGGGGTTGATCGTTACCTGGCTGCGCGAGTGGTGTGACCGTTCCCACTTCCATGAACCCAAATCCGATGGAAGAAAAACCCGTTACGGCCTGTCCGTTTTTGTCCAGACCCGCCGCCAGACCAACAGGTGTAGGGAAATGACACCCAAACATGTCAACAGCCAGATCAGACGTTTCACGAACGCCGTACATCACCCGCAGTCCGGAAGGAACCGGACGGATGCTGCCCACGCCACTAAGGCCGCCAATAATCAGATGATGGGCCTGTTCAGGGTCCATTTTGAACAACAAAGGTTTAGCAAGACTTCTGTATAACAATTCACTCACTCCGTTCTGGTCCGGTACGCCAAAAAGCCGTTTTCCGTCTTCTCATATGTAAAAAAACACTCTACATACAAGTCTATCTGTTTCTTATTAAAAAGGAAAGTAGTTTGCGCATAGACAGCACAAATCGCATGATGCAAAATGCTCACAAGAAATCCACCCGCCCACTGGAAATGACGAGTTGAATTCTTTACAATGAGAGCATGGTTACTCTACACCAGTTCTATTCCAATAAGGAGGAATAACTCATGGCTCCCAAACGTAAACCACCTGCATTACAGCAAAAGAAAGAAGAAGTGAATCGCAAAGCCATTGCATGGACTGCAGCCAGTGTAGGCGGCTTGATCATCATTATTGGTGCTCTTATCATTATTGCCAATATGTAGATGATTCAGGCGGAATCCATCTGATTCTACATACCAAACAGATCAATTCAGCCAGTGATACGTTTTGTTCGGATTATTTTGCTTTGGAACAAGCGTATGCTGATAACGCTGCTTTGCTTCTGGAACAAGCGTCAGAGCTGGCAGTACATCTTCTCCAATGCGTACCGGAGTACCTTGCGGAGCGAGGGCGAATAGCTCTTCTACATCTCCTGTACGCATTCTCACACATCCGAGGGACTCATCCAGTCCGATACTGTCTGGCTCGTTGGTCCCGTGGATGGCATAATTCGTGTTGGAGAGCTGCATGCCCCTGCTTCCAAACTCCCCATTTGAGCGTCCGTTCGGATTGACCACTTTATCCGTAATCACAAATGAACCTTCTGGTGTTCGATCACCACCAAGCCCCACATCATACAACCGAACAATGGTATCTCCACTGATTAATGCAAGTTTATGTATATCCTTATCAATGACAATCTCAAGCGGTGCCTGCAAAAAAGGCTGACCTCCCAGCGTATCCGCAAAAGCGGCATTCTTGCCTTGAGGTGAATTCGAATTCGTCGAACCGTTCTCCTCACCGCTCGCATTGCCCTTTCCTTCCAATGCCTTTCCTTGATGCATGGCTAGCAGCTTTGGAAACATCTCGGTCATGCCTGGCGCAGTCTCTCCGAGAATATTATTCGGAAATGGCTGAGCCATTTGCGTTACACTCTTGGGCCAGGTGTCATTTTTTTTGCGATAGGCGACAATTGCACTTGATAATGATGCAGCCACTTCCTGCTTCGCCGTCCACGCCATAGCCATCTTTTTGATTTTCGGCGTGACTTCAGGAGGTTCACAGTTACACTGTTTGGCATCATAACTCTGTGCAGTTAACTTCCCGCTTGTGTTCGTTTGCACGATGTACTTCACGGGCATATTCCGCTTCCACAGAGACCAATCCTTCGAGGTTTGCATGCCCAATACAGCGGAAGTCTCTACTTTTGGTCCAGACCCGGACCATGCAGCTGCAAGCGCAGCCTCGCCATGATTGCCCCCGTCAAATGCCGCAGCGGTGAACACATTACTTGCTGGAATGGACGCAGTCCCGGCCTGTTGATCCGTTTCTGCCGGCTCTGTGATGTCCTCTGTGGATTCCAGTGCTGCTGACAGTGCATCGGCTGCTTCCCGACTGAAACCTGGAGCGTCTGCAGGCGGCAGACCTGCCAGCACAAGCAGCATCAACAACGTAAGCCACATTTTGCGTCTGCGTTGTTTTTCTCCTTTTGCTCCGACATCTCCACCAGTTTCTCCTGATAGTCCACCCAGATGTCAGCAGGAGCCTTACTGCGTTCAAATGCCTCGTAAACCTCGCCCGCTTGCTGGAAGCAATAATTGGCCTTGGCCTCCTGTCCTTCGCCCAGGTATTCCTTTCCAAGCAGATACCAGGCCATTTTATTGTCTGGATGTTTCTTGACATATGTTCTTAGATGAGTATTTTGCATCCGATCCTCCACTATTTCGCCTTTTTCCGTATATCCTTATATATCGGCATAAGCATGTGTTGAATCCATAGGACTTCAGTACCCGGTGGGAAAAAGACATTTCGACAAGGTTCGTCCTTGATCCACAGATCAGATAATCCCAGTTAAATGTAAACAAAAAAAGCACCTTCCCTTGTCGCAAAGACAAAAGAAAGTGCTCTGTGTTCATGTGATAAAACCTTAGCCCTCTTTATTGAAAGGCTCGTCCGCTACTTTGATTGAATCTGTAGGGCAGCCGTCGCATGCATCCTGCATATCGTCAAACAAGTCTTCTGGAATAGCTTTTACGCCATGGTTAGCATCGCCATCAAAGATAACTTCTGCCAAACCTTCATCATCGTAATCGTAGATGTCAGGAGCCGTTGCTCCACAAGCGCCACATGCGATGCAAGTGTCTTTTTCAACCCAAGTATATTTGCTCATTTACATTCTCTCCTCCTAAAATTCGAAACGTACAGTGTTTTTATCTAGAAACATATTAAACCAAAGTAAGAATAATTACAAATCATTTTGCAACCACAAGTCTTTATTATCCCCTATTTAATCAAGACTTTGCAAGTTATCTTTTTGCAGGGAAGTCCCGCGCACTTTATGATTGCGGAGCAGCACGGAAGGATCATCCCCAAGCATGCCTGCGGTCACCACAGCATTCTCACCAAATTTATCACGTAGCTGATCCATAATGCGAATCAGATTGTCCTTCTTGGGCTTCTGTTCGTATTCGAACAAGTCCATCTGCACAGCAGATTCTTCTCTTGGAATCAGGTTTTGAAGTGTCACACCCAGCATCCGTACAGGCTTGCCGCTCCCCCAATGCTTCTCGAATAGTTTACATGCCTCACGGTAAATCACCGTTGCATCCTCCGTAGGAACTTCCATTAAACGTGATCGGGTGATGGTCTTCATATCCGGTGTCCGGATCGTAATCTGAATACCCTGGCTGAACATTTCGTGCTTGCGCAATCTTCTGGCGACCTGGTCACTTATATTGAGGAATACCCGGTGAATCTCATTCATATCCGATACATCCGCCGGCAGCGTGGTGGTATGCCCAATCGATTTATTGGCTTCCCGTTCCGCGTGAACTGCGGAATGGTTAATGCCATTGGCAGAATTTTTGAGCCACGATCCATTGACTCCGAATATGTCGGTCAGCATGTTCTCATCCGACTTGGCCAGTTGACCAATCGTTTCAATGCCCAATTTTTTCAGCTTTTCGGCCGTTTTTTTGCCAATGCCGAACATCTCGTTACACGGCCTGTGCCAAAGAATGCGAGGTACGTCCCTCATGCGTAAAATGGAGATACCGTTCGGTTTTTTCAAGTCCGAGGCCATTTTTGCCAATAATTTATTGGGTGCAATGCCAATGGAACAAGGCAGCCCCAATTCTTCCTTGATTCGACGCTGAATGCTCTCAGCAATCTCCATTGGATTCCCGAATTGTCTTGAACCTGTAATATCCAGATAACACTCATCAATGGACGTTGCCTCAAGCAGAGGGGTATAACTGTACGCAATCTGCATGAACGCTCTTGAATATTGACGATATAAATGAAAATCGGGACGAATCACGATAAGATCAGGGCACTTCTTCATCGCTTGGTGCACAACCATGCCTGTTGAGATCCCACGGTTACGAGCGGTATATGAGCAGGTTACGATTACACCCTTGCGCAGCTCGCTACTGCCTGCAACAGCCGTTGCTTTTCCTCTATATAGATCCGGTTCTTCCGCTTCATGTACAGAGCAGTAGAAAGCATTCATATCCACATGCAGAATCACCCGTCCGGCTGCAGGGTAATATTGATCCACATTCGCTGGAGGATTGCCGTCTGAAGACATCATGACCCCGCCCTTTCATGCACATTCAATAATAAAAACCAAATTACTTTCTTCTATAGTATATCAAACCTGTTATGTTAATTCAGTTGCCGGTTTTTATTTTCTGCGAGACCTGATCAGAGAACGAATAATCAACCAGCCTGCACTCACAAAAAGGATCAAAGTGATCAGGGCAATAACCGTATTTTCCCATACAAAACTCAAAATCAACCCTCCTTTTCTTCCATATATTCCTAATAAAACGCAATAATAAATTATAACATACATTACGAATGATGATTAACATCCTTCTTTTTAGTCTAAAATCCGAGAATTGTTACATGAAACTGCGATTTCGATGTAGCTTTTGGTTATAATGGTGCTATAATAATTAATTATACAAATTGACGACTTTAGGACAAATCAACGCATCCAGTTTAACACAGTGTAGCGTTGCCGAATCGAAGGATTTATCCATTAACGTACTTAACTGCTTTTCCCAACTTACAATCCAAACTTTTAAAAGAGCGCTTTATCTCAAAGGAGGATCTTCATGTCAAAGGCCATTTCCATCTTCGATACGACTTTACGTGACGGCACACAAGGGGAGGGTGTCAGCTTATCGGCAGACGACAAACTCAAGATTGCCAAGAAGCTTGATGACCTGGGTGTCCATTACATTGAAGGCGGAATTCCCGGCAGCAATACCAAGGACATCGAGTTTTTCAAAAGAGTCAAGGAATTAAACCTGAACGCAAAGGTCGTTGCTTTTGGCAGTACACGCCGTAAAGGCAGCGTCGCTAGTGAAGACGCCAACCTGAAACGCATGATCGAATCTGGTGCTCAGGCTGCAACCCTTGTTGGTAAATCCTGGGATTTCCATGTGCATACCGCTTTGCAAACCACACTGGAAGAGAATCTGTCCATGATCTATGATTCCATCGCCTATCTGAAACAGAATGATATGGAAGTCATCTTTGATGCAGAACACTTCTTTGACGGATTCAAACATAACCCGGAGTATGCTCAAGCTGTTTTGACCAAAGCTCATGAGGCTGGAGCAGACTGGCTCGTCATGTGTGACACCAACGGCGGAACCATGCCGAACGAAGTGCATGAGATTGTATCCACACTGCATCGAAGCCTGCCTCACGCCCATCTCGGCATCCATACACATAATGATTGCGAGCTGGCTGTGGCCAACACACTGAGCGCTGTACAAGCCGGAGCTCGTCAGGTTCAAGGAACGATGAACGGTTATGGAGAACGTTGCGGTAACGCCAATCTCGCATCCATTATCCCGAACCTGCAACTGAAGCTCGGCTACGAATGTGTGACTGAGGATTCAATGAGACAACTTACCAACGTGGCTCGTTATGTTAGCGAGATCGCCAACGTAAATATGCCGATTAATCAGCCTTATGTCGGCAATGCCGCTTTTGCTCACAAAGGTGGAATACACGTCTCTGCCATCCTGCGGGATTCGCGTACGTATGAACATATCGTGCCTGAACTGGTCGGTAACAAGCAACGTGTACTGGTATCGGAACTTGCCGGACAGAGTAATATCGTGTCCAAAGCGCAGGAACTTGGGCTTGAGTTCGATCCAAGCAGTGCCAATTCACGTCAGATCATTGAGAAAATCAAAGATCTGGAGCATCAGGGTTACCAATTCGAAGGCGCAGATGCCTCGCTCGAATTGTTGATTCGTGAAGCGAACGGTGACATGAAAGAATTATTCACTTTTGAATCATTCAAAATGCTTGTAGAGAAAACGGCTGGCAAATCCGTTGTGTCTGAAGCTTTTGTCAAACTTAATGTAGCTGGAACAAGTGTCTACACCGCTGCTGAAGGTAATGGTCCGGTTAACGCACTCGATAACGCGCTTCGGAAAGCACTGGTACAATACTTCCCTTCACTTGCCAATATGCATCTCTCAGACTACAAGGTGCGTGTACTCGATGAGAAAGATGCCACTGCTGCCAAGGTTCGTGTTTTGATCGAGTCCAAAAATACGGAAAACACATGGAACACCGTGGGTGTATCCGAGAACGTCATTGAAGCAAGTTGGGAAGCTCTTGTGCATAGTTTCCGCTATGCGTTGCTTCAAGCAAAGTTACAGGATGATCCTGGCAGTCTCCCTATCCCTGCTCACGGGTTAAGTAATCATTAAGGTGTATTTCCCGGAAAATAAAAGAAGCCTTTTGTATCCATGATCCATGGATGCAAAGGCTTCTTCTTTGCAGAAAATTAATTCGCAATCAACTTTTTAATCTTGCGTTCCAACTCTTTCTCGGGCAATATGCCCAGCACAATCTCCTGTATAACGCCTCTGGAGTCAATCAGAACATTCGTTGGAAATGCGACTCCATTGTATTGAGCATACACTGTCCCTTCTCGTCCAATGGAATAGGAAACGTCAGGTGGTACTCATCCACAAAAGCTTTGGCATCTTTCAGCTTATCGTAGGATGTTACATTCACGCCATATAGGTCAAGCTTATCCTTATATTTCTCAGCCATTTTGTTGAGCTCCGGAGCTTCCTGTTTACATGGCTCACACCACGACGCCCAGAAACTGACGAAAGTGGCCTTTTCTTTGGCGCCACCCACACTGTACGTTTTGCCATCCATTGCAGTCAGAGAAAATGCTGGTGCCAGAAGACCCGCACGTGGTCCCGTCTTCGTAGGCATGGGTTCATCCTGCTTGAATACGGCGGCAATTCCGTCTTCCGTATTCCGGGCCATTGTTATACTAATAAGCAAGATCACACCGATGAGTATGTATTTGTTTCGTTTCATAACTCGCCACCCTTTTATATAATTAGCCTATTGAAACTGAAACACTATTTCTGTCATGCTATATGGTTATCACGCTCTATGACCTTTCTCAGAACATGATTCACCAACGTTCTCTTTAATATTGTACCCTTTTCCTTTAAAATTTTACAATCCACATCATAGAAAATAAAATGAAAAAGGACTCCTGCTGAAGCAGGAGCCAAAGAGAGAGGGGTGAATACAAATGGCAGCACTTCACGGGCAGCAAAACACGTTCTACATCCCTTCTTCCGTAGAACAAGAGATGTGTAAGCACATGTTCCTTTCGCTGCCGCAAGAAGCCTGCGGGGTTATGCTGGGTGAAACCGCAGCGGGCGGTATACGAATCAGTCGGTTTCAGCCCATTCGTAACGTAGCACCTGACCCGCTGCATCATTTTGCTTTGGACGATGCCGAGTGGATTCGGTGCGTATTTTCCGAACCCGAGCTCATTGGCATCTTCCATTCGCATCCGCATACTAAGCCCATTCCTTCCGTTGAGGACTTGCAAGCTCTTCCGGCCTTCGCCAGTTTGCTTCAGATGTACCTCATCGGCTCACCTGACCTAACAGGCGGGTTAAAGACACATATGCATCTGAACGGTTATCAGATTGAAGCCTCGAAGGAATCACAGGATGAGACGCGTCTCGTTTCTCCTGCATACCATTTGCTCCCCGCTCGGTTATGCGTGACTTAGCTGGGTATACAAATCACCCAAGGTCTCCACATTTTTGAGCCTCATGTCCTCCAGATAACAGGACCATAACTGTGCAGTCATTTTTGAATCTTCCAGTGCATGGTGGCGTCCATGGATCGGAATGCCTCTGGATTCCAGCAATTCATCCAGACCATACCCCGGCCTGTTTGGCTCAAGCCAGCGGGCCAACATCATCGTATCAATTAAGCGATGCGTCAGCCTGACTTTCGAAGTCCGCCACAGCGCAGCATTCAGAAAAGCTCGATCATGCGCACTTGCATGAGCAATCAGAACACTTCCGCCTACAAAAGACATGAAGTCATGCAACCCCTTCAGCAACGTCGGTGCGTCCTGCGTCATCTCCTGTGTAATACCTGTCAGTTCAGTAATATGTTCCGGAACCGCCGTCTTGGACTGCACCACGGTGTAGAACTGTTCTCCTTCCAGCACCACACCACCATGGATACGGACCGCACCAAATGAGATAATCTCATCCCCATGCTGGGGCGAAAAACCTGTCGTTTCCAGATCAAATACAACCGCGTTCAGCTCATGTAGAGGCGTATGCAGAACCTCAGGTCTGCGCTGTTCTCTCATCATCGAGCGGATAAACGCCATGTGTTGCGCCGTAGGGGCTCCCATAATGGAAGCGATGGCGGAAGGGACCCCTCCCTGACGCAGCGAATTCCAGAATCCTGTATTGCCCCTTGCCGGCTCTCTCATGGGCGTCTCCTTCTGCAAAACGCAACTGTCTTTGCAATGCACGATGAACTCGTCGTACCAATCCGAGCGTATCCCTGAGCTCATAATGAATCTGTTTTTGTTTCATCTGTTTCTCATTCAGGAACCCACTGCTATGTTGCAGATCCCCTTGAATGACAACCGGTGTATTTCTACGAAACTTCAAAGCGGCAATGAAGGCGCGCTGGCATGCATCCAATAACGTAAACGGAACAGCTTCAAGTGAAGTCAATCTCTCCATTCTTTTTAACGTAGATGACTCCTTGATTCCATGTTGCAAAGCCAAATAACGGGCACTGTTCACCAGCGGAATGTACAAACCATACTTGACATCAAATCCGCCTGCATGCTCACCAAATCGTTCAGTGACCACACGTCCAAGTACATTTAATGTAGCTTTATGTTTAACCGTATTGCGAAGAACGGCATCGGAAAGTTCAGGAACCAGTCTGAACTGTTCATGAAAACTCGTGATCCATTCCTCTGCCAAACTTTGCTCCCCGGCAACAAAACGCATGTCTGAAGCGATGATCAGATTACGAACGGGCTCCCAATTCAGATCCGAACTCCACGCTGCCAATTGTTGTTTCCATGATGCCAGTGTTTTTCTCCACAGCGGCTCCGAACACATGACTTTGCCTTCGCACTTGGCGTAACCAAGCCCTTCCAACATATCCGTCATACGCTGTCCAAGCTCGGCAAAGTATGCCCCTTTGCCCTCATGTGGCATATCGCTGATGATCATGCCATTATCCTGATCACTCCATAACGTTGCTTCTTCCCTGCCAGAACTGCCAAATACGATAAAGGCATAGGGGACGGGAGGTTGGCCGAAGCCTTCCTCAACCATCCCCTGGATGCATAACTCTACTGCTTTCCGTGCAATCCGGTCATGCAGTTCATTTACCGTCTGGTACCACTCGATTGGCGACAAGGAAGCGGACAACAATTCCTGGAGCTCATTCTGTAATATCACACGTGCCTGGCGCAGTTCTGGAACAGACGCCGCACTATCGATTCCCTGATAAGAGCAGGAATAGTTTGCAAACGAGATGGGTTCCATCATGTCCAGCCTCCTTGATGCATGTTTCAGCATTATCCAACTCAGGAGCTGAACGTACCACCATTGGATTTTGAATCTACGTTTTTCATTTGTTCAGGGTATCCGTAAGTACCGTGCTCACTGATATCCAGACCCATTGTTTCTTCTTCTTCCGTAACACGGATGCCCATGATCGCTTTCATTCCGCCCAGAATAATGAAGGACATTACCAGTACGAAGGCAAAAGCACCTGCCAGACCTAGAAGTTGTACCCCCAATTGGTGGAATCCACCGCCATAGAACAGACCCGCTTGACCTACACCCGCATTCTCTGCAAGTTCAGGTGTAGCGAACAAACCTGTGGAGATCGCACCCCACATCCCCGCAATACCATGCACGGAGAAAGCGTAGATTGGATCGTCAATTCCCTTACGATCGAAGTACTGTGCTGTGAAGAATGTGATGATACCTGCAAAAGCACCGATAACCAGAGCTGCCCAAGGTTCAACGAATGCACATGCTCCTGTAATTGCAACGAGTGCCGCAAGCACACCGTTTAACATACTAGGAATATCAGACTTGCCAAGTACTGCCCATGAGATCAACAGTGCAGCAACACCGCCGGCTGCAGCAGCTACGTTCGTCGTCAGTGCAACATAACCGAAGAATCCATCTCCCATGGCAGATAATGTACTACCTGGGTTGAATCCAAACCAACCGATCCAGAGGATAATAACCCCGAGTACGGAATACACT
Protein-coding sequences here:
- a CDS encoding ferredoxin, whose product is MSKYTWVEKDTCIACGACGATAPDIYDYDDEGLAEVIFDGDANHGVKAIPEDLFDDMQDACDGCPTDSIKVADEPFNKEG
- a CDS encoding L,D-transpeptidase — translated: MWLTLLMLLVLAGLPPADAPGFSREAADALSAALESTEDITEPAETDQQAGTASIPASNVFTAAAFDGGNHGEAALAAAWSGSGPKVETSAVLGMQTSKDWSLWKRNMPVKYIVQTNTSGKLTAQSYDAKQCNCEPPEVTPKIKKMAMAWTAKQEVAASLSSAIVAYRKKNDTWPKSVTQMAQPFPNNILGETAPGMTEMFPKLLAMHQGKALEGKGNASGEENGSTNSNSPQGKNAAFADTLGGQPFLQAPLEIVIDKDIHKLALISGDTIVRLYDVGLGGDRTPEGSFVITDKVVNPNGRSNGEFGSRGMQLSNTNYAIHGTNEPDSIGLDESLGCVRMRTGDVEELFALAPQGTPVRIGEDVLPALTLVPEAKQRYQHTLVPKQNNPNKTYHWLN
- a CDS encoding DUF294 nucleotidyltransferase-like domain-containing protein, with amino-acid sequence MEPISFANYSCSYQGIDSAASVPELRQARVILQNELQELLSASLSPIEWYQTVNELHDRIARKAVELCIQGMVEEGFGQPPVPYAFIVFGSSGREEATLWSDQDNGMIISDMPHEGKGAYFAELGQRMTDMLEGLGYAKCEGKVMCSEPLWRKTLASWKQQLAAWSSDLNWEPVRNLIIASDMRFVAGEQSLAEEWITSFHEQFRLVPELSDAVLRNTVKHKATLNVLGRVVTERFGEHAGGFDVKYGLYIPLVNSARYLALQHGIKESSTLKRMERLTSLEAVPFTLLDACQRAFIAALKFRRNTPVVIQGDLQHSSGFLNEKQMKQKQIHYELRDTLGLVRRVHRALQRQLRFAEGDAHERAGKGQYRILEFAASGRGPFRHRFHYGSPYGATHGVYPLDDERTAQT
- a CDS encoding TlpA disulfide reductase family protein; this encodes MKRNKYILIGVILLISITMARNTEDGIAAVFKQDEPMPTKTGPRAGLLAPAFSLTAMDGKTYSVGGAKEKATFVSFWASWCEPCKQEAPELNKMAEKYKDKLDLYGVNVTSYDKLKDAKAFVDEYHLTFPIPLDEKGQCMLNTMESHFQRMF
- a CDS encoding quinone-dependent dihydroorotate dehydrogenase; the encoded protein is MLYRSLAKPLLFKMDPEQAHHLIIGGLSGVGSIRPVPSGLRVMYGVRETSDLAVDMFGCHFPTPVGLAAGLDKNGQAVTGFSSIGFGFMEVGTVTPLAQPGNDQPRLFRLPPDEALVNRMGFNNLGAEAMAGELARLQDRRIPVAVNIGKNKATSNEEAHLDYSKCIQALYDYADLFVVNISSPNTPDLRNLQHGNELKELLAAVMNEMNVQHARAGGAAKSVLVKIAPDVNDQELEYMVRTIADSGVAGIIATNTTISRTGLSHQHAKETGGLSGKPLRERSTEIIRQIYRQTEGKLPIIGSGGIFTSEDAYEKIKAGASLVEIYTALIYEGPEVNRRIHAGLRELLRKDGYRHISEAVGAEHR
- the cimA gene encoding citramalate synthase, whose product is MSKAISIFDTTLRDGTQGEGVSLSADDKLKIAKKLDDLGVHYIEGGIPGSNTKDIEFFKRVKELNLNAKVVAFGSTRRKGSVASEDANLKRMIESGAQAATLVGKSWDFHVHTALQTTLEENLSMIYDSIAYLKQNDMEVIFDAEHFFDGFKHNPEYAQAVLTKAHEAGADWLVMCDTNGGTMPNEVHEIVSTLHRSLPHAHLGIHTHNDCELAVANTLSAVQAGARQVQGTMNGYGERCGNANLASIIPNLQLKLGYECVTEDSMRQLTNVARYVSEIANVNMPINQPYVGNAAFAHKGGIHVSAILRDSRTYEHIVPELVGNKQRVLVSELAGQSNIVSKAQELGLEFDPSSANSRQIIEKIKDLEHQGYQFEGADASLELLIREANGDMKELFTFESFKMLVEKTAGKSVVSEAFVKLNVAGTSVYTAAEGNGPVNALDNALRKALVQYFPSLANMHLSDYKVRVLDEKDATAAKVRVLIESKNTENTWNTVGVSENVIEASWEALVHSFRYALLQAKLQDDPGSLPIPAHGLSNH
- a CDS encoding exonuclease domain-containing protein is translated as MRQGGVPSAIASIMGAPTAQHMAFIRSMMREQRRPEVLHTPLHELNAVVFDLETTGFSPQHGDEIISFGAVRIHGGVVLEGEQFYTVVQSKTAVPEHITELTGITQEMTQDAPTLLKGLHDFMSFVGGSVLIAHASAHDRAFLNAALWRTSKVRLTHRLIDTMMLARWLEPNRPGYGLDELLESRGIPIHGRHHALEDSKMTAQLWSCYLEDMRLKNVETLGDLYTQLSHA
- a CDS encoding DNA polymerase IV, producing MSSDGNPPANVDQYYPAAGRVILHVDMNAFYCSVHEAEEPDLYRGKATAVAGSSELRKGVIVTCSYTARNRGISTGMVVHQAMKKCPDLIVIRPDFHLYRQYSRAFMQIAYSYTPLLEATSIDECYLDITGSRQFGNPMEIAESIQRRIKEELGLPCSIGIAPNKLLAKMASDLKKPNGISILRMRDVPRILWHRPCNEMFGIGKKTAEKLKKLGIETIGQLAKSDENMLTDIFGVNGSWLKNSANGINHSAVHAEREANKSIGHTTTLPADVSDMNEIHRVFLNISDQVARRLRKHEMFSQGIQITIRTPDMKTITRSRLMEVPTEDATVIYREACKLFEKHWGSGKPVRMLGVTLQNLIPREESAVQMDLFEYEQKPKKDNLIRIMDQLRDKFGENAVVTAGMLGDDPSVLLRNHKVRGTSLQKDNLQSLD
- a CDS encoding M67 family metallopeptidase, whose translation is MAALHGQQNTFYIPSSVEQEMCKHMFLSLPQEACGVMLGETAAGGIRISRFQPIRNVAPDPLHHFALDDAEWIRCVFSEPELIGIFHSHPHTKPIPSVEDLQALPAFASLLQMYLIGSPDLTGGLKTHMHLNGYQIEASKESQDETRLVSPAYHLLPARLCVT